In a single window of the Antedon mediterranea chromosome 1, ecAntMedi1.1, whole genome shotgun sequence genome:
- the LOC140047528 gene encoding uncharacterized protein — protein MFKDLYIVVALFAILPLIAIAESKSTCQQNCEAKFSCANVCSMYCACRSPRSVVAGRYGGKSLTLKNGRQIPCSDINGMVYRCKRVTKRIYTPDEDRNSFIMESDASWQDYDSTDNKLNEEMQSTRMSLKQIIRQILRQESYNFYDWNSEPNF, from the exons ATGTTTAAAGATTTATACATAGTCGTTGCCTTATTCGCTATCTTACCGTTAATAGCAATAGCAGAATCAAAATCAA CATGTCAACAAAATTGTGAAGCCAAATTTTCCTGTGCAAATGTATGTTCAATGTACTGTGCATGCAGATCTCCGAGGTCGGTGGTTGCCGGTAGATATGGCGGCAAGTCGTTGACGTTGAAAAACGGTAGACAAATACCGTGTTCAGACATAAATGGAATGGTATATAGATGTAAACGAGTTACTAAACGGATTTATACTCCTGACGAAGATAGGAATTCATTTATTATGGAATCAGAT GCTAGTTGGCAAGATTATGATTCAACTGACAACAAACTTAATGAAGAAATGCAATCAACAAGAATGTCGTTAAAACAGATCATACGCCAG ATTCTTCGACAAGAGAGCTACAACTTTTACGATTGGAACTCAGAACCGAATTTTTGA
- the LOC140047505 gene encoding palmitoyltransferase ZDHHC4-like, with protein MDFLTVVVIYVIVFSLCSYILTSADSKTPGIIGNTRRQLIWLFEGLYYYLLPAKLRTTLQNVIHHIFDERNCYLQVTYCLIVGVCFWILTVQIIPNATAYCNSTLSTYAPFVELLTNLYFFISTSLKDSGTLSSKNIDTFMNRYPYDGQLYVKGVNCRTCLFQKPARSKHCSICNHCVVRFDHHCSWVNNCIGAFNIKHFIGYLFTIALMCVHVAVLGVYALLNIVYSTGLHMAQYVDSDGKLRPMNFRVLIQHLFMEYPLVVFLTTALGLLSFLIGGFTTYHLYLALTNQTTNERYKKAALKSAKNIATDEHIHRTNNKRKTRHSKNKIKCAVPQYMLTIEGASQFYDHGLSSNLKEILFPCKEKSL; from the exons ATGGACTTTCTAACAGTGGTTGTGATTTACGTAATCGTCTTTTCTTTATGTTCATACATACTTACGTCAGCTGACAGTAAAACACCGGGAATTATTGGTAATACACGTCGTCAGTTGATTTGG ttATTTGAGGGATTGTACTATTACTTGTTGCCAGCCAAACTTCGAACTACATTACAAAATGTTATTCATCATATTTTTGATGAAAG aaaTTGTTACTTACAAGTAACTTACTGCTTGATTGTAGGAGTCTGCTTTTGGATTCTCACAGTGCAAATAATTCCAAATGCTACAGCTTACTGCAATTCTACCTTGTCCACGTATGCTCCATTTGTAGAGTTGCTAACGAATCTGTACTTTTTCATTTCAACTTCGCTAAAAGATTCTGGTACTCTATCATCCAAAAACATTGATACGTTTATGAACCGTTACCCATATGATGGTCAACTGTATGTTAAAGGAGTCAATTGTAGAACGTGCTTATTTCAGAAGCCAGCAAGGTCAAAACATTGTA GCATATGCAATCACTGTGTAGTGAGATTTGACCATCACTGCTCCTGGGTAAACAACTGCATTGGTGCTTTTAACATCAAGCATTTCATTGGCTACCTGTTTACAATAGCATTAATGTGTGTGCACGTGGCTGTGCTCGGAGTATATGCATTGCTAAATATTGTTTATTCCACTGGACTTCATATGGCGCAGTATGTGGATAGTGACGGCAAACTCAGACCAATGAATTTTAGAGTATTAATTCAG CATTTATTTATGGAGTACCCACTTGTGGTTTTCCTCACGACTGCGTTAGGACTTCTTTCATTTCTAATTGGTGGATTTACAACCTACCATCTGTACCTTGCTCTCACCAACCAGACAACAAACGAGAGATACAAGAAAGCGGCTTTAAAATCTGCAAAAAACATTGCTACGGATGAACACATACACAGAACAAACAACAAGAGAAAGACAAGACATTCCAAAAACAAGATAAAATGTGCAGTACCACAGTACATGCTAACCATAGAGGGAGCCAGTCAGTTTTATGATCATGGACTCTCCAgcaatttgaaagaaatcttATTTCCATGTAAAGAAAAGAGTctgtga